One window from the genome of Actinoplanes teichomyceticus ATCC 31121 encodes:
- a CDS encoding DivIVA domain-containing protein — protein MPLTPADIHHVEFARTALGRRGYDEEQVDALLDEAAQELVRLIDENDELRRRAEAAAEPVPAGPGEAEVAAAAAELERARQGCEQAEEQARRLASRLRQARQAPAAVVPGGENLDRVLAMAQRTADGHVQEAHQESHALITAARERSQQILGEARMLVTGIEREAHQQHREAIAAVQSNRDGMLREIDELTRVAVGYRAALGDHLSGQCQRLDGATADDPS, from the coding sequence GTGCCGCTGACACCAGCCGACATACACCACGTCGAGTTCGCCAGGACCGCCCTCGGCCGGCGTGGCTACGACGAGGAGCAGGTCGACGCTCTGCTCGACGAGGCCGCCCAGGAACTGGTCAGGCTGATCGACGAGAACGACGAGTTGCGCCGCCGCGCCGAGGCGGCCGCCGAGCCCGTCCCGGCCGGTCCGGGCGAGGCCGAGGTCGCCGCGGCCGCCGCCGAGCTGGAGCGCGCCCGGCAGGGCTGCGAGCAGGCCGAGGAGCAGGCCCGTCGGCTGGCGAGCCGGCTGCGCCAGGCCCGTCAGGCCCCGGCGGCCGTCGTGCCCGGCGGGGAGAACCTGGACCGGGTCCTGGCGATGGCGCAGCGCACCGCCGACGGCCACGTGCAGGAGGCGCACCAGGAGTCGCACGCGCTGATCACCGCGGCCCGGGAGCGGTCGCAACAGATCCTCGGCGAGGCCCGGATGCTGGTCACCGGCATCGAGCGGGAGGCGCACCAGCAGCACCGCGAGGCCATCGCCGCGGTGCAGAGCAACCGGGACGGGATGCTGCGCGAGATCGACGAGCTGACCCGCGTCGCGGTGGGGTACCGCGCCGCCCTGGGCGACCACCTGAGCGGCCAGTGTCAGCGCCTCGACGGCGCCACCGCCGACGACCCCTCCTGA
- a CDS encoding SDR family oxidoreductase, whose translation MDAVIVTGGSSGLGAAVVDGVLKAGGRPFVIDRQAPRGDIPWVECDLADTRAAEQATRKAIELAGGAVDAVVTAAGFDVPGALEDVPGPVWDRIVAVDLLATAAVIRAALPELKSAHGGVVTVASTLGIKAVSDATAYCAAKFGVVGFTRALAAELAGQVNVTLVIPGGMRTKFFDEREERYKPGPDAKLNDPGNVADAILFALQQPAGCSVRELIIAGETETSYP comes from the coding sequence ATGGATGCAGTGATCGTCACCGGCGGGTCGAGCGGGCTCGGCGCCGCGGTCGTGGACGGCGTGCTCAAGGCCGGCGGGCGGCCGTTCGTCATCGACCGGCAGGCGCCGCGCGGCGACATCCCGTGGGTCGAGTGCGACCTGGCCGACACCCGGGCCGCCGAGCAGGCCACCCGCAAGGCGATCGAGCTGGCCGGCGGAGCCGTCGACGCGGTGGTGACCGCGGCCGGGTTCGACGTGCCCGGGGCGCTCGAGGACGTGCCGGGGCCGGTGTGGGACCGGATCGTCGCGGTGGACCTGCTGGCCACGGCCGCGGTGATCCGGGCCGCGCTGCCGGAGCTCAAGTCCGCCCACGGCGGTGTGGTGACCGTGGCCTCGACGCTGGGGATCAAGGCGGTGTCGGACGCGACCGCGTACTGCGCGGCGAAGTTCGGCGTGGTCGGCTTCACCCGGGCGCTCGCCGCCGAGCTGGCCGGTCAGGTCAACGTCACGCTGGTCATCCCGGGCGGGATGCGGACGAAGTTCTTCGACGAGCGCGAGGAGCGCTACAAGCCGGGACCGGACGCGAAGCTCAACGACCCGGGCAACGTGGCCGACGCGATCCTGTTCGCGCTGCAGCAGCCGGCCGGCTGCTCGGTCCGGGAACTGATCATCGCCGGGGAGACGGAGACGTCGTACCCGTGA
- a CDS encoding glycosyltransferase family 9 protein, whose translation MILVLRALGVGDLATGVPALRALRAAFPAEELVLAAPAWLTPLIELIGGVDRVAPTDGLAPRAWSDATAPRLAVNLHGSGPQSHRLLQRARPGRLWAFRSAAAWHPDGPAWSDDEHEVHRWCRLLRHYGVPADESDLGLAVPDVPVPRGVTILHPGAKSPSRRWPPHRYAEVAHRLHVAGHHVVITGSPAERDLTAKVAADAGLGPDALPGTDLASLAALIAHARLLISGDTGVSHLATAYGTPSVTLFGPMSPARWGPPQRPWHRVIWHGTRSERGDAPGPEVHPALLAVTTEEVLEAAGRALAER comes from the coding sequence GTGATCCTCGTCCTGCGCGCCCTGGGCGTGGGCGACCTGGCCACCGGGGTCCCGGCGCTGCGTGCCCTGCGCGCCGCGTTTCCCGCCGAGGAGCTGGTGCTGGCCGCGCCGGCCTGGTTGACGCCGCTGATCGAACTGATCGGCGGCGTCGACCGGGTGGCGCCCACCGACGGTCTCGCGCCGCGCGCCTGGTCGGACGCCACCGCCCCGCGGCTGGCCGTCAACCTGCACGGCAGCGGCCCGCAGTCGCACCGGCTGTTGCAGCGGGCCCGCCCGGGCCGGCTGTGGGCCTTCCGCAGCGCGGCCGCCTGGCACCCGGACGGTCCGGCCTGGTCCGACGACGAGCACGAGGTGCACCGCTGGTGCCGGCTGCTGCGGCACTACGGCGTACCCGCCGACGAGTCGGATCTGGGCCTGGCGGTCCCGGACGTGCCGGTGCCGCGGGGCGTCACGATCCTGCACCCGGGGGCCAAGTCCCCGTCGCGGCGCTGGCCGCCGCACCGGTACGCCGAGGTCGCCCACCGCCTGCACGTCGCCGGTCACCACGTGGTGATCACCGGAAGTCCCGCCGAGCGGGACCTGACCGCCAAGGTGGCCGCCGACGCCGGGCTCGGACCGGACGCGCTGCCCGGCACCGACCTGGCGTCGCTGGCCGCGCTCATCGCCCACGCCCGGCTGCTGATCAGCGGCGACACCGGTGTCTCACACCTGGCCACCGCCTACGGCACCCCGTCGGTCACCCTGTTCGGCCCGATGTCGCCGGCGCGCTGGGGGCCGCCGCAGCGCCCGTGGCACCGGGTGATCTGGCACGGCACCCGCAGCGAGCGCGGCGACGCGCCCGGCCCCGAGGTGCACCCGGCGCTGCTGGCGGTGACGACCGAGGAGGTGCTGGAGGCCGCCGGCCGCGCGCTCGCCGAGCGCTGA
- a CDS encoding PfkB family carbohydrate kinase has translation MIVGDTLLDRDVEGAVHRIAPDAPAPVLDEQSATDRPGGAGLAALLAAGPDHEVALVTALAADAGAARLSELLTAAGIRVHALPMPGATPEKIRLRSRGQVLLRLDRGGPAQPPGDAPDGLLDVLDEASAVLVSDYGRGVARHPAVRAALERTSAPIVWDPHPAGPPPVPGVRLVTPNLAEATRFTGDAARGSALSTAQRAGHRLREQWRAQAVAVTCGPDGAILCQAGPTPLVVPARADAGDADTCGAGDRFAATAALALAGGALVSEAVQDAVAAATSYVTGGGVAAALSGPAGQPAQPRREPDRIGAEAAGRLVAEVRERGGVVVATGGCFDLLHTGHLATLRAARGLGDCLIVCLNSDDSVRGLKGPDRPLNAQADRARLLAALDCVDAVVIFDEPTPEAVLSWLRPDVWVKGGDYADGGPSLPEADLVKRWDGQTVIVPYLDGRSTTRTIAAAQAATTSRR, from the coding sequence GTGATCGTCGGCGACACCCTGCTGGACCGGGATGTCGAGGGCGCGGTCCACCGGATCGCCCCGGACGCCCCGGCCCCGGTCCTGGACGAGCAGAGCGCCACCGACCGGCCCGGCGGCGCCGGCCTGGCCGCCCTGCTCGCGGCCGGACCGGACCACGAGGTCGCGCTGGTCACCGCGCTGGCGGCGGACGCCGGCGCGGCCCGGCTCAGCGAACTGCTCACGGCCGCCGGGATCCGGGTGCACGCGCTCCCGATGCCCGGCGCCACCCCGGAGAAGATCCGGCTGCGCTCGCGCGGCCAGGTCCTGCTGCGGCTGGACCGGGGTGGCCCGGCCCAGCCGCCGGGGGACGCCCCGGACGGCCTGCTGGACGTGCTCGACGAGGCGTCGGCCGTCCTGGTCAGCGACTACGGCCGGGGAGTGGCCCGGCATCCGGCGGTGCGTGCCGCCCTGGAGCGCACGTCCGCCCCGATCGTCTGGGACCCGCACCCGGCCGGCCCGCCACCGGTGCCCGGCGTACGCCTGGTGACCCCGAACCTCGCCGAGGCGACCCGGTTCACCGGCGACGCCGCGCGCGGGTCGGCGCTCAGCACCGCCCAGCGCGCCGGTCACCGGCTGCGCGAGCAGTGGCGCGCCCAGGCGGTCGCGGTCACCTGCGGCCCGGACGGCGCGATCCTCTGCCAGGCCGGCCCGACACCGCTGGTCGTGCCGGCCCGCGCGGACGCCGGCGACGCGGACACCTGCGGGGCGGGGGACCGGTTCGCGGCCACCGCCGCGCTGGCCCTGGCCGGCGGCGCCCTGGTCTCCGAGGCGGTGCAGGACGCGGTCGCCGCGGCCACCTCGTACGTGACCGGCGGCGGGGTCGCCGCGGCGCTGTCGGGACCCGCCGGACAGCCGGCGCAGCCGCGGCGGGAGCCGGACCGGATCGGCGCCGAGGCGGCCGGTCGGCTGGTCGCCGAGGTCCGCGAGCGGGGCGGCGTGGTGGTCGCCACCGGCGGCTGCTTCGACCTGCTGCACACCGGTCACCTGGCCACCCTGCGCGCCGCCCGCGGTCTCGGCGACTGCCTGATCGTCTGCCTGAACAGCGACGACTCGGTACGCGGCCTGAAGGGCCCGGACCGTCCGCTCAACGCCCAGGCCGACCGGGCCCGGCTGCTGGCCGCGCTGGACTGCGTGGACGCCGTGGTGATCTTCGACGAGCCGACCCCGGAAGCGGTGCTGTCCTGGCTGCGGCCGGACGTCTGGGTCAAGGGCGGCGACTACGCCGACGGCGGCCCCTCGCTGCCCGAGGCGGACCTGGTCAAGCGGTGGGACGGCCAGACCGTGATCGTGCCGTACCTGGACGGCCGTTCCACCACCCGAACCATCGCCGCGGCTCAGGCGGCCACCACCAGTAGGAGGTAA
- a CDS encoding MFS transporter — translation MRWRGLTGVLSSQACTLSANRLLTVAVPWLVLDRTGSAAQTGLVVACQVLPYAFTQWLAGPLLDRIGPRRISMAGDVTSAAVLIIPAIFGTPPLWLLTAMLIAVGCADGPASAAKRLLVPFMAADAGQSTARGVGLATAVERTATAAGTALAGWLVATLGGDRALWAAAAMLGVATLIVTLTVTDPVRDHGRDDETYLDRLRTGTAFLRGNPQLRALTAMFVVTNLLDQALMAVLLPVWARAGGHDATVVGLALSAVGVASIASALVSAGYGGRLPRRATYLIGVLSSGPTRIVVLALGLPPEAVIAVYALAGIGSGLFNPLLETLQVELIPAALRGRVQTLITAWAWAGIPVGGLFGAVLLNAGGLHVALWVCGVAYLAAVLRPAWRVDWSPPDPPQNPAEPRENPAGSPQKRVAPRPPEPRTPPLRLSVTSKDVAAAIPARDHIRRR, via the coding sequence GTGAGATGGCGTGGACTCACCGGTGTCCTCAGCTCGCAGGCCTGCACCCTGTCGGCCAACCGGCTGCTCACCGTCGCGGTGCCCTGGCTGGTGCTGGACCGCACCGGCAGCGCCGCCCAGACCGGCCTGGTGGTGGCCTGCCAGGTGCTGCCGTACGCGTTCACCCAGTGGCTGGCCGGGCCGCTGCTGGACCGGATCGGGCCGCGCCGGATCAGCATGGCCGGGGACGTCACCTCCGCCGCCGTACTGATCATCCCGGCGATCTTCGGCACCCCGCCGCTGTGGCTGCTCACCGCCATGCTGATCGCCGTCGGTTGCGCCGACGGGCCGGCCAGCGCGGCGAAACGGCTGCTGGTGCCGTTCATGGCGGCCGACGCCGGGCAGTCCACCGCGCGCGGCGTCGGCCTGGCCACCGCGGTGGAGCGCACCGCCACCGCGGCCGGCACCGCCCTGGCCGGCTGGCTGGTCGCCACCCTCGGCGGCGACCGGGCGCTGTGGGCGGCGGCGGCCATGCTCGGCGTGGCCACCCTGATCGTCACGCTGACCGTCACCGACCCGGTACGCGACCACGGCCGCGACGACGAAACCTACCTGGACCGGCTGCGCACCGGCACCGCGTTCCTGCGCGGCAACCCGCAACTGCGCGCGCTGACCGCGATGTTCGTCGTCACCAACCTGCTCGACCAGGCGCTGATGGCGGTGCTGCTGCCGGTCTGGGCGCGGGCCGGCGGGCACGACGCGACCGTGGTCGGCCTGGCGCTGAGCGCGGTCGGGGTGGCCTCGATCGCCTCGGCGCTGGTGTCGGCCGGGTACGGGGGCCGGCTGCCGCGCCGGGCGACGTACCTGATCGGGGTGCTCAGCAGCGGCCCCACCCGGATCGTCGTGCTCGCCCTCGGCCTGCCGCCGGAGGCGGTGATCGCGGTGTACGCCCTGGCCGGCATCGGGTCCGGGCTGTTCAACCCGCTGCTGGAGACCTTGCAGGTGGAACTGATCCCGGCGGCGCTGCGCGGGCGGGTGCAGACCCTGATCACCGCGTGGGCGTGGGCCGGGATCCCGGTCGGCGGCCTGTTCGGGGCGGTGCTGCTCAACGCCGGCGGGCTGCACGTGGCGCTGTGGGTGTGCGGGGTGGCGTACCTGGCGGCGGTGCTGCGCCCGGCCTGGCGGGTGGACTGGTCGCCGCCGGACCCGCCGCAGAACCCGGCGGAGCCGCGGGAGAACCCGGCCGGGTCGCCGCAGAAGCGGGTGGCGCCTCGGCCGCCGGAGCCCCGGACCCCGCCGCTGCGGTTATCGGTGACCAGCAAGGACGTGGCGGCCGCCATCCCGGCGCGCGACCACATCCGGCGCCGGTAG
- a CDS encoding glycosyltransferase gives MRIAMISEHASPLAALGGVDAGGQNAHVAELATALAAQGHEVRVYTRRDDPSLPEVVPFGERAEVVHVPAGPAVPLPKDELLPLMGPFAEWMAADWRSVWMPDVAHAHFWMSGLAAVTAARRCDVPVVLTYHALGTVKRRHQGAADTSPAHRIGYERQLGRVVDRVVVQCQDELRELMLLGVPRTRTTLVPSGVNTERFRGDGPAAVRCGRPRILSVGRLVERKGFEDLIRALPEVPRAELLIAGGPPAVRLQAHPYAQRLLRLAQECGVAERVRLLGAVPAHRMPEWYRSADIVAATPWYEPFGLTPLEAMACGVPVVATAVGGLTDTVVDGVTGDLVPPHDPHGLGTALRKLLVDENRRLTYAAAAADRAVHAYAWPQIAARMSAVYAAVAGIPAGQSRPAAVV, from the coding sequence ATGCGGATCGCGATGATCTCGGAACACGCCAGCCCGCTCGCCGCGCTCGGCGGGGTGGACGCCGGTGGCCAGAACGCGCACGTCGCGGAACTGGCCACCGCGCTCGCCGCGCAGGGCCACGAGGTGCGCGTCTACACCCGGCGGGACGACCCCTCGCTCCCGGAGGTGGTGCCCTTCGGCGAGCGCGCCGAGGTGGTGCACGTGCCGGCCGGGCCGGCGGTGCCGCTGCCCAAGGACGAACTGCTGCCGCTGATGGGCCCGTTCGCCGAGTGGATGGCCGCGGACTGGCGGTCGGTCTGGATGCCGGACGTGGCGCACGCGCACTTCTGGATGAGCGGGCTGGCCGCGGTCACCGCGGCACGCCGCTGCGACGTCCCGGTGGTGCTGACCTACCACGCGCTCGGCACGGTCAAGCGGCGTCACCAGGGCGCCGCCGACACCAGCCCGGCGCACCGCATCGGCTACGAGCGCCAGCTCGGCCGGGTCGTCGACCGGGTCGTCGTGCAGTGCCAGGACGAGCTGCGCGAGCTCATGCTGCTCGGAGTGCCGCGCACCCGGACCACGCTGGTGCCCTCCGGGGTGAACACCGAGCGGTTCCGCGGGGACGGGCCGGCCGCCGTGCGCTGCGGCCGGCCGCGGATCCTCAGCGTCGGGCGTCTCGTCGAGCGCAAGGGCTTCGAGGATCTGATCCGGGCGCTGCCCGAGGTGCCCCGGGCCGAGCTGCTCATCGCCGGCGGGCCGCCGGCGGTGAGGTTGCAGGCGCATCCGTACGCGCAGCGGCTGCTGCGCCTGGCGCAGGAGTGCGGCGTCGCCGAGCGGGTGCGGCTGCTCGGCGCGGTGCCCGCGCACCGGATGCCGGAGTGGTACCGCTCCGCCGACATCGTCGCCGCCACCCCCTGGTACGAGCCGTTCGGCCTGACCCCGCTGGAAGCGATGGCCTGCGGGGTGCCGGTGGTCGCCACCGCGGTCGGCGGCCTCACCGACACGGTCGTCGACGGGGTCACCGGCGATCTCGTGCCGCCGCACGACCCGCACGGGCTGGGCACCGCGCTGCGCAAGCTGCTCGTCGACGAGAACCGGCGGCTGACCTACGCCGCGGCCGCCGCCGACCGGGCCGTGCACGCCTACGCGTGGCCGCAGATCGCCGCCCGGATGAGCGCCGTCTACGCCGCGGTCGCCGGGATCCCGGCCGGCCAGAGCCGCCCGGCGGCGGTGGTCTGA
- a CDS encoding M4 family metallopeptidase, whose translation MTVATLSCITPPFLLTRLLDSDDRDVREAALATLMTTEQLRGERQVRALIAAAVVAAGDGHRSIFDCRHGTVLPSAVLARSEGDGEVADITVNRAFDGLGATRDFYREVFQRRSLDDRGMALLGYVHRGTRYNNAFWDGQQIVFGDGDGRVFSDFTASLDVIAHELGHGVTEHTAALEYHNQSGALNESLSDVAGVMVKQWRLRQTADQAAWLIGAEVFTPQVDADALRSLKAPGTAFDNQLFGRDPQPAHMDGYLDLPDTPEGDHGGVHINSGIPNRAFYLTATGIGGFSWEAPGHIWYEAMRASTPTTDFATFAGTTIRKAEELYGADSRARQAVGEAWEQVGVRVSTTTTAGRG comes from the coding sequence ATGACCGTTGCCACCCTCAGCTGCATCACCCCGCCGTTCCTTCTGACCAGGCTGCTCGACAGCGACGACCGGGACGTCCGCGAGGCGGCGCTGGCCACCCTGATGACGACCGAGCAGCTGCGTGGCGAGCGGCAGGTGCGCGCGCTGATCGCCGCCGCCGTGGTGGCGGCCGGGGACGGGCACCGCAGCATCTTCGACTGCCGGCACGGCACGGTTCTGCCGTCCGCGGTCCTGGCCCGCTCCGAGGGCGACGGCGAGGTCGCCGACATCACCGTCAACCGGGCCTTCGACGGTCTCGGCGCGACCCGGGACTTCTACCGCGAGGTGTTCCAGCGGCGCTCGCTCGACGATCGCGGGATGGCGCTGCTGGGGTACGTGCATCGCGGCACCCGCTACAACAACGCCTTCTGGGACGGCCAGCAGATCGTCTTCGGCGACGGCGACGGGCGGGTCTTCAGCGACTTCACCGCCTCGCTCGACGTCATCGCCCACGAGCTCGGGCACGGCGTCACCGAGCACACCGCCGCGCTGGAGTACCACAACCAGTCCGGCGCGCTGAACGAGTCGCTGTCCGACGTGGCCGGCGTGATGGTGAAGCAGTGGCGGCTGCGGCAGACCGCCGACCAGGCGGCGTGGCTGATCGGCGCGGAGGTCTTCACCCCGCAGGTCGACGCGGACGCGCTGCGGTCGCTGAAGGCGCCGGGAACCGCGTTCGACAACCAGCTGTTCGGCCGTGATCCGCAGCCCGCGCACATGGACGGCTACCTCGATCTGCCGGACACCCCGGAGGGCGACCACGGCGGCGTGCACATCAACTCGGGCATCCCGAACCGGGCGTTCTACCTGACCGCCACCGGCATCGGTGGTTTCTCCTGGGAGGCCCCCGGGCACATCTGGTACGAGGCGATGCGGGCCTCGACACCGACCACCGACTTCGCCACGTTCGCCGGCACGACGATCCGCAAGGCGGAGGAGCTCTACGGGGCGGACAGCCGGGCCCGGCAGGCGGTCGGGGAGGCGTGGGAGCAGGTGGGCGTCCGGGTGAGCACGACGACGACGGCCGGGCGTGGCTGA
- a CDS encoding glycosyltransferase: MNILLWHVHGSWTTSFVQGKHRYLIPVNDARDEWGRGRARTFDWPDSVEELPLEQIRDADVAIVQRPEEIDLLPPSLPVIYVEHNTPKGDVPNTRHPMADRDDLIIAHVTHFNELFWDCGSTRTTVIEHGIVEPAVRWTGELDRLAVVTNEPVRRGRVTGTDLFPRFTPVAPLDVFGMGVRDLHGDRITAHEDPPQRVMHELLARRRAYLHLCRWTSLGLSLIEAMQMGMPVIALATTEAIAAVPEGAGVLSTKVDTLVEAAHWLIEEPEQARRMGERARLAALDRYGLDRFLADWDHLLEEHTCGSR; the protein is encoded by the coding sequence GTGAACATTCTGCTCTGGCACGTGCACGGCTCCTGGACCACCTCGTTCGTCCAGGGCAAACATCGCTACCTGATCCCGGTCAACGACGCCCGCGACGAGTGGGGGCGCGGCCGGGCCCGCACCTTCGACTGGCCGGACAGTGTCGAGGAACTGCCGCTGGAGCAGATCCGGGACGCGGACGTGGCCATCGTCCAGCGCCCCGAGGAGATCGACCTGCTCCCACCCAGCCTTCCGGTGATCTACGTGGAGCACAACACCCCGAAGGGGGACGTGCCCAACACCCGGCACCCGATGGCCGACCGGGACGACCTGATCATCGCCCACGTCACCCACTTCAACGAGCTGTTCTGGGACTGCGGCTCGACCCGCACCACCGTGATCGAGCACGGCATCGTGGAACCGGCGGTGCGCTGGACCGGCGAGCTGGACCGTCTCGCGGTGGTCACCAACGAGCCGGTCCGCCGTGGCCGGGTGACCGGAACCGATCTGTTCCCCCGGTTCACCCCCGTGGCCCCGCTGGACGTGTTCGGGATGGGCGTGCGCGACCTGCACGGCGACCGGATCACCGCGCACGAGGACCCGCCCCAGCGGGTGATGCACGAGCTCCTCGCCCGCCGCCGCGCCTACCTGCACCTGTGCCGCTGGACGTCGCTCGGGCTGAGCCTGATCGAGGCGATGCAGATGGGGATGCCGGTGATCGCGCTGGCCACCACCGAGGCGATCGCCGCGGTGCCGGAGGGCGCCGGCGTCCTGTCCACCAAGGTCGACACGCTCGTCGAGGCCGCGCACTGGCTGATCGAGGAGCCCGAACAGGCCCGCCGGATGGGCGAGCGGGCCCGCCTGGCCGCCCTCGACCGGTACGGCCTCGACCGCTTCCTCGCCGACTGGGACCACCTCCTGGAGGAGCACACATGCGGATCGCGATGA
- a CDS encoding protealysin inhibitor emfourin encodes MRVSLSTRGGLAAAITRRLPPRVADTDRLPPEAAGELRRLADAVRADRDGPGRPGPAVRDAMSYTIIIEDAAGSTTRTATDTAMSPAFGALLGWLERNAAG; translated from the coding sequence ATGCGGGTGTCGCTGAGCACCCGGGGCGGGCTGGCGGCCGCGATCACCCGGCGGCTGCCGCCCCGGGTGGCCGACACCGACCGGCTGCCACCGGAGGCCGCCGGTGAGTTGCGCCGGCTGGCGGACGCGGTCCGTGCCGACCGCGACGGCCCGGGGCGTCCCGGCCCGGCCGTCCGCGACGCCATGAGTTACACGATCATCATCGAGGACGCCGCCGGTTCGACCACGCGGACCGCCACGGACACCGCGATGTCCCCGGCCTTCGGCGCCCTGCTCGGCTGGCTGGAACGCAACGCCGCCGGGTGA
- a CDS encoding SDR family oxidoreductase — protein MTDMRVLVVGGHGKVARLLLPLLVEAGHEVTALFRDPAHRADVAATGATPVVADVERLGVEELAALFSGQDAIVWSAGAGGGNPARTYAVDRDAAIRSMTAALLAGVQRYVMVSYFGSQIEHGVAPEHPFFPYAEAKAAADAHLTGTTLAWTVLGPSRLTDDPPTGRIETANQGATAGSVSRADVAAVVAHALREPATIHRTIRFNSGATPIADALSEDDLA, from the coding sequence ATGACTGATATGCGTGTTCTGGTGGTGGGCGGGCACGGGAAGGTGGCACGGCTGCTGCTGCCGCTGCTGGTCGAGGCCGGACACGAGGTGACGGCGCTCTTCCGCGATCCCGCGCACCGGGCCGACGTCGCGGCCACCGGCGCGACGCCGGTGGTCGCCGACGTCGAGCGGCTCGGCGTCGAGGAGCTGGCCGCCCTGTTCAGCGGCCAGGACGCGATCGTCTGGTCGGCCGGGGCGGGCGGCGGCAACCCGGCACGGACGTACGCGGTGGACCGCGACGCCGCGATCCGGTCCATGACGGCGGCGCTGCTCGCCGGCGTCCAGCGCTACGTGATGGTGTCCTACTTCGGTTCACAGATCGAACACGGCGTCGCGCCCGAGCACCCCTTCTTCCCGTACGCCGAGGCGAAGGCCGCCGCCGATGCGCACCTGACCGGCACTACCCTGGCCTGGACCGTGCTGGGCCCGAGCCGGCTCACCGACGACCCGCCGACCGGCCGCATCGAGACCGCCAACCAGGGCGCCACGGCCGGCTCGGTCAGCCGCGCCGACGTCGCCGCGGTGGTGGCGCACGCCCTGCGCGAGCCCGCGACGATCCATCGCACCATCCGGTTCAACTCCGGCGCCACCCCGATCGCCGACGCGCTCAGCGAGGACGACCTGGCCTGA